The DNA region CAGATACTTTTACACCTTTTTGAGGAGCAGCATTTAGTCCATGCATCTTTAGTTTTGCCAATGTTAATTCTTCTGAGTCAACTTGAGCCACTAATCTTAAACGAGCATACTTGCCACCTAATGATTTTAAGTATTCTTCCTTTTTAAACCAATACTTTTCGTCGTTTACAATTTCCTCACTTGACAAAGATTCTTTATCTACTATTGTTTTAAACATTACTTTTTTAAATGGCCTAGTGCAATAAATAAATACTATGTCACCAACATTAAATTTCAGATTCTGTCTCCAATCAATAAAACCCCAATTTTGAAAAGCAGATGCATGATCATACATTTTTCCGTTTGCAGGAATCATCCAAATCATAGTTTCCCCTCCTAAAGAGATTACAACATTTCTATCAACTCAGCCTAATCTTCAGTATCTTTTCCGTCAATACAACTATGAGTAAATCGATATGTTCTCACATACTTCAAAACCACCTCTAAGGTTGTGTTGGTTGAATTATTAATCCCCGCAACCCCACTTTAATTAAATTTTCTACCTTGTCATCAACACTACACACTCCACGTGGGATGTGATTAAGCTATTTATTGATTAAAGTGTGGTTTTAATATCCTATGTTATCGATTCAATAAAATAACTTTGTGAAAAGCGCACTCTACTGATTTCTTTTAATAGTTCATTAACGTAAACTTTATTCCTTACTATTTTAGCATCAATATCATATTTAATAATTGTTTCTTTTTCATTCTCCACAGTGATTTTATGACTATGAGGCCAAAGTGTTATGCGCTGAAAAAAAGATTAAGATCATGATGAAACCAAGCAAGAAGATTTATACTGTGATTAAAATAAAGATTTTTAATGAACTTTTTTGCTTTTATTGAGAGTTTATATTTAGATACAGCAGAGTGGTATTAAGTAACTCCTCGATACCCCCCCTCGGAAGAAGAGCTTCAAGACGGCCTAGGACAAAATAAAAAAAGTCAGTAGAACAAGCCCACTGACTTTTGAAACACTCGTTTTTAATGGTTAACGGTTAGACATGATAACTTTAATTTCGTCTTCATTAATACCTACCATCGCTTCGCCTAAATCAGTTGAGATTTCGACTAATTTGGCAGCGTTTTTGTAATTGGCTACTGCTTCAACTATGGATTTGGCACGTTTTTCTGGATTACCTGATTTGAAAATACCTGAACCAACAAAAACGCCTTCAGCACCTAATTGCACCATTAAAGCCGCATCAGCAGGTGTTGCCACCCCGCCAGCTGAAAAGTTCAACACAGGTAATTTACCAGTATCATGTACTCGCTTTAATAAATCATAAGAGACGCCTAATTCCTTAGCTTGGTTAAAGAGTTCATCATCTTGTAACGAAGCCACATAGCGGATTTGTTCATGGATTTTTCTTAAGTGGGTAACCGCTTGACTGACATCCCCCGTTCCTGCTTCACCTTTAGTACGAATCATTTTAGCCCCTTCTTGAATACGGCGTAAAGCTTCACCTAAATCTCTAGCGCCACAAACGAAAGGTGTTTCAAATTGTTGTTTATCAATATGATAAACATGATCAGCTACTGATAAGACTTCTGACTCATCAA from Aerococcus urinaeequi includes:
- the pdxS gene encoding pyridoxal 5'-phosphate synthase lyase subunit PdxS; the encoded protein is MKRSIEEVHKQLAGGVIMDVVNVEQAKIAEAAGAVAVMALERVPADIRAAGGISRMSDPQMIKEIQEAVSIPVMAKVRIGHFVEAQILESLQIDYIDESEVLSVADHVYHIDKQQFETPFVCGARDLGEALRRIQEGAKMIRTKGEAGTGDVSQAVTHLRKIHEQIRYVASLQDDELFNQAKELGVSYDLLKRVHDTGKLPVLNFSAGGVATPADAALMVQLGAEGVFVGSGIFKSGNPEKRAKSIVEAVANYKNAAKLVEISTDLGEAMVGINEDEIKVIMSNR